A region of the Campylobacter sp. MIT 99-7217 genome:
TTTGTTTTGGGTGCAAGTTTAGCTCCTCTTTTGTATTCGGTTTTGCGTCTTGCAAGTGGCGGTGTTATCGTAGCTCAAGCCTTTGCTTTAACCTCAGTTGCTTTTGGAGCTTTAAGCGTGTTTGCGATCAATACAAAAAGAGATTTTACCACTATGGGAAAAATGCTTTTCATTGCTTTGATTGTTTTAATCGTAGCTTCTTTAATAGGCTTTTTCTTTCAAAGCCCTATGTATCAGCTAGTTATCTCATCAATCGCAGCGATTTTATTTAGCTTTTTTATCCTTTATGATACTCAAAACATTATCCGTGGAAACTATGAAACTCCAATTGAGGGTGCTGTGGCTTTGTATCTTGATTTTATCAATCTTTTCTCTTCTTTGCTTAGTATTCTTGGTATCGCAAATAGAGAATAAATTTTTCGCAGAATTTCCTGCGAAAAATTTATTATTTTTTTAAAAAAATTCAATCTTTTCTTAAGTTCTTTAAGCTAAAATACTCTTTTATTTATAAATTTTAAGGAAAGCTATGATTACCCTTTTTATTGTATTTCAAGTTATTCTCGTTGTCGTTATTTGTATAGCTGTTCTTTTACAAAAAAGTTCAAGTATAGGACTTGGTGCTTACAGCGGAAGCAATGAAAGCTTTTTTGGTGCTAAGGGAGCGTCAGGATTTTTAGCTAAATTTACTTTTTTTATGGGGCTTTTGCTTATTGCTAATACAGCAACTTTAAGTTATCTTTACAACAATGAAGCAAAAACAAGTTCTTTAGCACAAAAGGCAAGTGGCATTTTGCCAGAAAACAACACAAGCCTTGTTCCTGCTGTGCCAAGCGTTCCGCAAGCTCCTCAAATTTCGGGCGATTTAAACTCAAGTAAGTAAGGATACAAGATGATAGAAGAGATCTTAAACAAGCAAAAACAACAAAGCGAAAAGTCTCTAGAAGCTCTCAAAAAAGACTTTACAACACTTAGAACAGGTAAGGTCAATACCCACATTTTAGATCATGTTAGTGTGGATTATTACGGCACACAAACACCTTTAAATCAAGTCGCCACGGTTTTAGCAAGCGATGCTTCAACCATTAGCATAACCCCTTGGGAAAAACCTCTTTTAAAGACTATTGAAAGTGCCATAGCTGCTGCAAATATAGGAGTAAATCCAAATAACGATGGCGAAAGTGTCAAGCTTTTTTTCCCTCCAATGACAAAAGAACAAAGAGAAGAAAATGCTAAGCAAGCAAAGGCTATGGGCGAAAAAGCTAAGGTTTCTATACGCAATGTCCGCAAGGATGCAAATGATAGCGTAAAAAAGCTTGAAAAAGATAAAAGCATCTCAGAAGATGAAGCTAAAAAGGCTTTAAATGATGTTCAAAAGCTTACAGATAACTATACCGCAAAGGTCGATGAGATCGTAAAAAATAAAGAAGCTGAACTTTTGAAGCTTTAAATTTGGAGATTAAAATGAACTTAGAGCAAATTTATAAAGAAAATAAAGCCTTTTTGGAAGGACATTTTTTGCTAAGTTCGGGCAAACACTCGCGGTTTTATTTACAAAGTGCGAAAATTCTTGAAAATCCTATCCTAGCCTCAAAGCTTTGCGAAGAGCTTGCGGCTATCATCGGCGAAGCAAGAGTAGAATTTAACAGCATTTGCTCACCTGCACTTGGTGGGATACTAGCAGGATACGAGCTTGCAAGAGCTTGTGGAAAAAGATTTATTTTCACTGAAAGAGTTGAGGGACAAATGCAACTAAGAAGAGGTTTTGAAGTTCAAAAAGGTGAAAAATTTCTCATTTGTGAAGATATTATCACCACAGGTGGCTCAGCTATGGAAAGTGCAAAGATCATTGAAGAGCTTGGCGGTATAGTCGTAGGCTTTGCAGCCTTAGCAAATCGTGGCTTTTGCAAGGTAACAAATTTAAAAGATACACAAAGAAAAGCCAATGCAAAACTAAATGAAAATTTACCCTTATTTAGTTTGGGAAATTTTGAGTTTGAAATTTATGAAAGCAGCGACTGCCCTCTTTGCAAGCAAGGAAGCAAGGCTTTTAAGCCCGGTAGTCGCACAAACTCATGAAAGCAAAGGCTAGAAAAGCTACTCGCTGGGAACGGTTTAGGGCTTTTTTGATTGATATTTTTATTTTTTATGTACCGATTTTGTATCTTTTTTATTTTATTTTAGGTTCAAAAGAGGCTTTTTTGCAAAATCAACCTGTGATTTTTGCCTGCTCCATTAGTTTTGGAGTTTTACAAGGACTTTTTTTAAGCTTAAAAGCACAGAGTCCGGGTTTAAAAGCTTATGATTTGTATTTGCTTGATATGAATACAAACAAAAAAGCAAGTTTTCTTAGAGTTTTTCTAAGATATGTTTTGTTCATCGTAGGAGCTTCTTTTCTTTTTGGACTTTTAATGAGTTTTTTAAGAAAAGATAAGCTTTGTTTTCACGATATTTTAAGTAGAACTTATATTATAAAAAGGATAGATAATGCATAGAAAAAGAATTTATAACCCAAGTTCAAACGAAACCCTAAGCGAACGCAAGGTTTTTGACGGAAATCCACACGGCATATTAAATTTCACTAAGGCAAAATACACTTGGGCGCTTAAACTTTGGGACTTAATGGAGGCAAATACTTGGTTTCCAAAAGAAGTGGATACGACCAAAGACGCCCTTGATTACCGCGTAAATTTAACAAGTGCTGAGAAAAGAATGTATGATCTTGTTTGGTCTCAGCTCATTTCTATGGACAGCTTTCAAACCAACAACCTAGCTGATAATATCAACCCTTATATCACCGCTCCTGAGATAAATGCTGTATTAACGCGTCAAGCTTACGAGGAAGCAAATCATTCAAAATCTTACGCCGTAATGGTTGAAGCAATTTGCGAGAATACAGATTTGATCTATGAAATGGAAAAGCATGATGAAACCTTGCGTGAAAAAAATGATTTTATTTCAGGAATTTATGAAGAACTTGCCGGCGATGTCGATGATAACAAGCTTTTGCTTGCTATGGTGGCAAATCAAATTTTAGAGGGTATTTATTTTTATAGTGGCTTTACAGCAATTTATGCTCTAGCAAGAACAGGCAAAATGCTTGGCTCAGCACAGATGATTCGCTTCATTCAAAGAGATGAAATCACGCATTTACTTTTGTTTCAAAATATGATTAACTCGGTTCGCAAAGAAAGACCTGATCTTTTTCATGATGAAAATATCAACAAAATTTATGATATGTTTAAAAAAGCTGGCGAACTTGAGATAAAATGGGGTAAATACATCACACAAAATCAAATCATGGGCTTTACAGATGAGCTTATCACCGAATACATTCATTATCTTGTCGATCAAAGGCTATTAGCTATAAATTTAGACCGCATTTATAATGCTAAACACCCTATAAAATGGGTTGATGACTTTTCTAAATTTAACGATCAAAGGGCAAATTTCTTTGAAAGCAAGGTTACAAATTATTCTAAAGGCAGCATCAGCTTTGATGATTTTTAAATAAATTTGGAGAAAAAATGTCAAAAAATCTTTCCTTGCTCTGTGATTTTTACGAATTTACAATGGCTCAAGGCTATTTTTTAAACGGCAAAAAAGATGAAATTTGTTATTTTGATGTTTTTTTTCGCAATATCCCAGATAATGGAAATTTCGTTATAGTAGCAGGTCTTGAACAAATCATTGATTTTATTTTAAATTTACATTTTGATGAAGAGGATATAAATTTTTTTAGAACACAAAATATTTTTGATGAAGAGTTTTTAAACTATCTTAAAAACTTTAAATTTAGTGGCGATATATATGCCTTAAGAGAAGGAGAAATCGCCTTTGCCCAAGAACCACTTTTAACTATAAAAGCAAAGGCTTGTGAGGCTCAAATTTTAGAAACTTTTATCTTGCTCACACTTAATCATCAAAGCCTCATTGCCACAAAGGCAAATCGTATCGTAAGAGCAGCTAAGGGACGAAGTGTGCTTGAATTTGGTTCAAGAAGAGCGCAAGGCGTTGATGCTGCTATTAATGGGGCAAGAGCGGCTTTTATAGGAGGTTGCTTAGCCTCAGCTTGCACGCTGGCTTCAAAGCTTTATGATATTTCTACGAGCGGAACAATGGCTCATTCTTGGGTGCAAATGTTTGATAATGAGCTTGAAGCATTTAAAGCATACTGCAAGCTCTATCCTAAAAATGCTATCTTGCTTGTAGATACTTATGATACCCTTAAAAGTGGCTTACCAAATGCCATAGAAGCCTTTAAGCAAACAAAGCCTCTAAATTTTGGTATCCGTCTTGATAGTGGGGATTTATACGCCCTTTCTTTAAAAGCGAGAAAAATACTTGATGAAGCAGGCTTTAAAGAATGTAAAATCATCGCAAGCGGAAGTTTAGATGAGGATCAAATTTCTACCTTGGTAGAAAAAAATGCCCCTATTGATGCCTTTGGAGTAGGAGAAAAACTCATAACAGCAAAAAGTAGCCCGGTTTTAGGCTGTGTGTATAAGCTTGTAGCTATAGAAAATCAAAATAAGCTTACCCCGAAAATAAAAATCAGCGAATCAAGTGAAAAAATCACTAATCCCCATTTTAAAAAGCTTTTAAGATTTTTTGATAAGACAAGCAAAAAAGCCCTTTTTGATAAACTTTACCTAGAAAATGAACCTATAGAAGAAGAAAAATACGAGATAAAGGCTTTGCAAATTCCTATTTTTAAAAATGGAAAACTTGTTTATCAAAAACCAAATTTAAATGAAATTCAAGCTTATACTAAAAAACAGCTTGAATGCCTAGATGAAGAGCTTTTAGATCTAAAACATCAAAAAGCCTATCCCCTACTTTTATCAAGTAGGCTTCATGCTTTAAAAAATGAACTTTTAAATACTCACCAAAGGGCAGATAATGGACTTTATTGAGCAAAAACGATGCCAAATGATGGCAGAAGAAATTCAAAAAAATACCCTCATCAACCAAGCCTTATTTGAGGCTTTTTGCAAGATACCCAGAGAAATTTTTTCCCCCCTTAAAGCCCATGCTTACACGCTTAATGCTATGCCTATGCTTGCAAGTCAATGGATCAGCTCGCCTTTAACGGTGGCTAAGATGACTATGGCACTTGATTTTAAAGACGCTGATAGTGTTTTAGAAATAGGCTGTGGCAGTGGCTATCAAGCAGCGATTTTAAGCTGTGTGATCCGTAGGGTTTTTACGATAGAACGCATTGAGGATCTAGCAAAAAGTGCGACAAAGATTTTTAGAGAGCTTGAAATTCACAACATTAATGTTCGCTTTGATGATGGACAACTTGGCTGGGCTAGGTATGCACCTTATGATAGAATTTTATTTTCTGCTTACACAAAAGCCGTGCCTGATGAGCTTTTCACACAGCTTAGTGATGAGGGGATTTTGGTTGTTCCTTTGCTTGAAGATGATGGCAAGCAATACATCACAAAATTTATTAAAAAAGGCACAAATATACAAAAACAACGCTTAGAAGAATGTCTTTTTGTGCCTGTTTTAGATGGCAAAGAGTGAATTTAAGCCGTAAAAAAGACTAGCTTACGAGATTTTCATAGTTTAATCCTTTTTAAAAAATATCTTAAAATTGTAAAAGGATTTGGAAACTAAAAAAATTTTTTATATTTTTTATATCTGTCAAAAATACCGCTATTTCGAGTTACCATAAAACTTTGCTCAAAAAAGATCAACAAGGTTATAGAAACCCCGACAGCTAAAGCAAGCGTGATAGAAACTGTGGTTAAAAAATAATCAAAAAATTCGACTAAATTATGTGTTTTTAAAGTCATATCCTTTTCATTGATAAAGCTAAAAAGATATAAAATTGCTCTATACGCATAAATTCCCGGTATCATAGGAAGCAAAGCAGGAAAGGCGATCACTTCGGAAGGGGTTTTAGAAATTTTAGCAAAAAGCATGCCACAACACCCTACCAAAAAAGAGGCTGCGAAGGTAGCAATGGCAAGATTTGGTATGCTAAAAAATTCCACCAAAGCAAAACGAAAACCATGCCCTATAGAAG
Encoded here:
- a CDS encoding nicotinate phosphoribosyltransferase; this translates as MSKNLSLLCDFYEFTMAQGYFLNGKKDEICYFDVFFRNIPDNGNFVIVAGLEQIIDFILNLHFDEEDINFFRTQNIFDEEFLNYLKNFKFSGDIYALREGEIAFAQEPLLTIKAKACEAQILETFILLTLNHQSLIATKANRIVRAAKGRSVLEFGSRRAQGVDAAINGARAAFIGGCLASACTLASKLYDISTSGTMAHSWVQMFDNELEAFKAYCKLYPKNAILLVDTYDTLKSGLPNAIEAFKQTKPLNFGIRLDSGDLYALSLKARKILDEAGFKECKIIASGSLDEDQISTLVEKNAPIDAFGVGEKLITAKSSPVLGCVYKLVAIENQNKLTPKIKISESSEKITNPHFKKLLRFFDKTSKKALFDKLYLENEPIEEEKYEIKALQIPIFKNGKLVYQKPNLNEIQAYTKKQLECLDEELLDLKHQKAYPLLLSSRLHALKNELLNTHQRADNGLY
- a CDS encoding Bax inhibitor-1 family protein, translated to MSLYDRDYTRSGEFEAQGQSSALSTFIKQTYQLFAASLLAGAAGAYVGVTALIPLFASGGMITSLIFFAVAIVLLFALQAAKRKTPLNLVLLFAFTFVLGASLAPLLYSVLRLASGGVIVAQAFALTSVAFGALSVFAINTKRDFTTMGKMLFIALIVLIVASLIGFFFQSPMYQLVISSIAAILFSFFILYDTQNIIRGNYETPIEGAVALYLDFINLFSSLLSILGIANRE
- a CDS encoding ribonucleotide-diphosphate reductase subunit beta; the protein is MHRKRIYNPSSNETLSERKVFDGNPHGILNFTKAKYTWALKLWDLMEANTWFPKEVDTTKDALDYRVNLTSAEKRMYDLVWSQLISMDSFQTNNLADNINPYITAPEINAVLTRQAYEEANHSKSYAVMVEAICENTDLIYEMEKHDETLREKNDFISGIYEELAGDVDDNKLLLAMVANQILEGIYFYSGFTAIYALARTGKMLGSAQMIRFIQRDEITHLLLFQNMINSVRKERPDLFHDENINKIYDMFKKAGELEIKWGKYITQNQIMGFTDELITEYIHYLVDQRLLAINLDRIYNAKHPIKWVDDFSKFNDQRANFFESKVTNYSKGSISFDDF
- a CDS encoding protein-L-isoaspartate(D-aspartate) O-methyltransferase, whose amino-acid sequence is MDFIEQKRCQMMAEEIQKNTLINQALFEAFCKIPREIFSPLKAHAYTLNAMPMLASQWISSPLTVAKMTMALDFKDADSVLEIGCGSGYQAAILSCVIRRVFTIERIEDLAKSATKIFRELEIHNINVRFDDGQLGWARYAPYDRILFSAYTKAVPDELFTQLSDEGILVVPLLEDDGKQYITKFIKKGTNIQKQRLEECLFVPVLDGKE
- a CDS encoding threonine/serine exporter family protein: MQSLSPVFIDMFFAALAGFGFAYSCKPPVRVLFLSAILASIGHGFRFALVEFFSIPNLAIATFAASFLVGCCGMLFAKISKTPSEVIAFPALLPMIPGIYAYRAILYLFSFINEKDMTLKTHNLVEFFDYFLTTVSITLALAVGVSITLLIFFEQSFMVTRNSGIFDRYKKYKKFF
- a CDS encoding RDD family protein, translating into MKAKARKATRWERFRAFLIDIFIFYVPILYLFYFILGSKEAFLQNQPVIFACSISFGVLQGLFLSLKAQSPGLKAYDLYLLDMNTNKKASFLRVFLRYVLFIVGASFLFGLLMSFLRKDKLCFHDILSRTYIIKRIDNA
- the secG gene encoding preprotein translocase subunit SecG; translated protein: MITLFIVFQVILVVVICIAVLLQKSSSIGLGAYSGSNESFFGAKGASGFLAKFTFFMGLLLIANTATLSYLYNNEAKTSSLAQKASGILPENNTSLVPAVPSVPQAPQISGDLNSSK
- the pyrE gene encoding orotate phosphoribosyltransferase encodes the protein MNLEQIYKENKAFLEGHFLLSSGKHSRFYLQSAKILENPILASKLCEELAAIIGEARVEFNSICSPALGGILAGYELARACGKRFIFTERVEGQMQLRRGFEVQKGEKFLICEDIITTGGSAMESAKIIEELGGIVVGFAALANRGFCKVTNLKDTQRKANAKLNENLPLFSLGNFEFEIYESSDCPLCKQGSKAFKPGSRTNS
- the frr gene encoding ribosome recycling factor, which produces MIEEILNKQKQQSEKSLEALKKDFTTLRTGKVNTHILDHVSVDYYGTQTPLNQVATVLASDASTISITPWEKPLLKTIESAIAAANIGVNPNNDGESVKLFFPPMTKEQREENAKQAKAMGEKAKVSIRNVRKDANDSVKKLEKDKSISEDEAKKALNDVQKLTDNYTAKVDEIVKNKEAELLKL